Part of the Enterobacter pseudoroggenkampii genome, TCTTCTTCTCACTGCTCGGTTTTCTGTAAGCGATAAGGGTGGCGGCAAGGCCACCCGTTCGCGTCTCAGGCGGCAAGCATGCGCTCAAGCGCCCGCTGGGCGTTAACCAGGTGTTCTCCGCCAAAAAGAATGGCGCGGTTCATCAGCGTATAAAGCTGATACACCGGCTGGCGGTCGAGGAAGCCGGGCGGCAGGGGAGAAACAGACTGGTATCCGTCGTATATTTGCGGCGGCTGCTCCGGATGAAGCGGCAGCATGGCAAGATCGCACTCTCTGTCACCCCAGTAGCAGGCCGGGTCGAAGATGTAGGGGCCGTTGGGACCCAGCGCGCAGTTATCGGACCACAAATCGCCGTGAAGCAGAGACGCCTGGGGTTGGTGGGAGGCCAGACGCTGTTGAACGTGCTCGACGATGGCATCAATATTGCCAAATTCCAGCCCTTTCTCGGCGGCCAGCTCAAGCTGCCAGCCAATGCGCTGCTCGGCAAAAAATGTCGACCAGCGACGCTGCCAGGCGTTGGGCTGTGGCGTGGTAGAGAGATCGTTGTCAAAATCGAGACCAAACTGCGGCTGGTCGCTCCATTGATGGAGGCGCGCTAACTGTTGGCCGAGGATAAACGCATTATGGGCATCCAGCGGTCGGGCGGGGAGATATTCCATGACCAGAAAACTGTAATCGCGGTCGCTACCGACGGCCAGCACCTGCGGGACCGTCACCGTTTTACTGCG contains:
- a CDS encoding fructosamine kinase family protein; this translates as MWQAISHLLREQLGEGEIELRNELPGGEIHAAWHLRYAGRDLFVKCDERELLPIFTAEADQLELLSRSKTVTVPQVLAVGSDRDYSFLVMEYLPARPLDAHNAFILGQQLARLHQWSDQPQFGLDFDNDLSTTPQPNAWQRRWSTFFAEQRIGWQLELAAEKGLEFGNIDAIVEHVQQRLASHQPQASLLHGDLWSDNCALGPNGPYIFDPACYWGDRECDLAMLPLHPEQPPQIYDGYQSVSPLPPGFLDRQPVYQLYTLMNRAILFGGEHLVNAQRALERMLAA